In one Rutidosis leptorrhynchoides isolate AG116_Rl617_1_P2 chromosome 8, CSIRO_AGI_Rlap_v1, whole genome shotgun sequence genomic region, the following are encoded:
- the LOC139861939 gene encoding parthenolide synthase-like, translating into MDIFNFFPSFASIVTVFISCILIFTFIKPNTSSKGDHKLPPGPPTLPIIGNLHQLIGKPRPEALWDLSKQYGPIMRLQIGIKPYIIINSPSLAKQILQTQDHIFCSRPPSKGVKRITYNNMDVAFSPQSSLRRDKRKIFMSEFLAPKRARSFNHVLVMEIENMVRSLSLHSLNKEVNVSKVLAELVKEVLCKVGFGKNYTLEGLSWEKIIEEAFVILNGSVSDNFPFLGEIFDRISGWNKRLETSFSNLDAFIQMIVDDHQNQTISEIRDEDKDFVHKMIELSSMESSSDIRLTTDDMKALIMDVFLGGIDSTVSAMEFTMAEIIRSPRVMQKLQKEIRNCTGRIKEVKELDITKMTYLKMVVKESLRLHPPAPLLIPHESLSHTQVGGYDVFSGTSAIVNAWAIGRDPNTWGENATEFYPERFEKNDFNNYELMPFGGGRRSCPAINTAPITVEILIANLFYWFDWELRGGAKNEDLDMQEEGELVVHKKLPICLLPTKHNWEE; encoded by the exons ATGGACATTTTCAATTTCTTCCCTTCATTTGCATCAATTGTAACCGTGTTCATATCATGCATACTTATATTCACTTTTATAAAACCAAATACCTCATCCAAGGGTGACCATAAGCTTCCCCCTGGCCCACCAACACTTCCCATAATCGGAAATTTGCACCAGCTAATCGGTAAACCTCGTCCCGAGGCGCTATGGGATCTTTCGAAACAATACGGTCCAATTATGCGACTTCAAATAGGTATAAAGCCTTACATCATAATTAATTCACCTTCTTTGGCCAAACAAATTCTTCAAACTCAAGATCACATCTTTTGTTCGCGTCCTCCTTCTAAAGGCGTAAAGCGAATAACATACAATAATATGGATGTTGCATTTTCGCCTCAAAGCAGTTTACGAAGAGACAAGCGCAAGATTTTTATGTCCGAATTTTTGGCGCCAAAGAGAGCTAGATCATTCAACCATGTTTTGGTGATGGAGATTGAGAACATGGTTCGATCTTTATCGCTACATTCATTAAACAAAGAGGTAAATGTAAGTAAGGTGCTGGCTGAATTAGTAAAAGAGGTTTTGTGTAAAGTAGGATTTGGTAAAAATTATACACTTGAAGGTTTGTCATGGGAAAAGATTATTGAAGAAGCCTTTGTAATATTGAATGGATCGGTTAGCGATAATTTTCCATTTTTAGGTGAAATTTTCGACCGAATTAGTGGATGGAACAAGAGGTTAGAAACAAGTTTTAGTAATCTTGATGCCTTCATTCAAATGATTGTTGATGATCATCAAAATCAAACGATTTCTGAAATACGAGACGAGGATAAGGATTTTGTTCATAAGATGATTGAGCTATCATCCATGGAGAGTTCTTCGGATATTCGTTTGACTACAGATGACATGAAAGCGCTTATAATG GATGTATTTTTAGGAGGAATTGATTCGACAGTTTCGGCAATGGAGTTCACAATGGCTGAAATTATTAGAAGTCCTAGAGTGATGCAAAAGCTACAAAAAGAGATAAGAAATTGTACAGGAAGAATAAAAGAAGTAAAAGAACTCGACATCACTAAAATGACCTACTTAAAAATGGTGGTGAAAGAATCATTACGATTACACCCACCTGCTCCATTGTTGATCCCACACGAAAGCTTAAGCCATACACAAGTTGGTGGTTATGATGTTTTCTCTGGGACTAGTGCTATAGTCAACGCGTGGGCAATAGGAAGAGATCCGAACACTTGGGGGGAGAATGCCACCGAATTCTATCCAGAACGATTTGAGAAAAACGATTTCAATAATTATGAGTTGATGCCGTTTGGAGGGGGACGACGATCATGTCCAGCAATAAACACTGCTCCTATAACCGTCGAAATTCTAATAGCGAATCTTTTTTACTGGTTTGATTGGGAACTTCGGGGCGGTGCGAAAAATGAAGATTTGGATATGCAAGAGGAAGGTGAACTTGTTGTCCATAAGAAATTACCTATTTGCCTTTTGCCAACCAAACATAATTGGGAAGAGTAG